Within Thermococcus celer Vu 13 = JCM 8558, the genomic segment ATATACAAAGAGGTTCATAGAGAGCTTGATGGAGCTCCCATATGTGGTTGGCTACCACTGGTTCAAATACGCCGATGAACCTAAGGAAGGAAGGTGGGACGGAGAAAACAGCAACTACGGGCTCGTAAATATTGAGGATGAACCCTACGAAGAGATGGTGGTTATGTTCAGTGAGCTGAACAGAAACGTTGAAAAACTGCACTCTGAAGGGAAAACGGAGGGTGAAAAATGAAGGAATTTTTCTGGGGCGTTTCACAATCCGCATTCCAGTTTGAGATGGGTGATATCTTCCACAGAAACATAGACACCCGTAGCGACTGGTGGACGTGGGTCAGGGATCCTATAAACCTGAAAACGGGCCTCGTGAGTGGCGATCTCCCGGAGGAGGGCATCAACAACTACGAACTTTACCCACTGGACCATTCCCTCGCCAAAGGTCTCGGCCTTAACGCTTATTCGTTGAGCGTGGAGTGGAGTAGAATCTTTCCGTGTCCGACCTATGGGGTGGAGGTTGAGTACGAGACGGATGGGAACGGTCTCATCAAGGCGATAAAGATAACTAAGGATCACTTAGAAGAACTCGACAGGATTGCAAACAGGAAGGAAGTGGAGCATTACAGGGAGGTGCTCTTGAACCTTAAGAAACTGGGGTTTAAGGTCTTCCTGACATTGATACACTACAGCCTTCCCGTATGGCTTCATGACCCGGTGGAATCCCGCGAGAGAAATCTCGAAAACGAAAATAATGGGTGGGTCAACCAGAGGGCGGTACTGGAGCTGGCCAAGTTCGCGGCTTATATGGCATACCGCTTCGGTGACCTCATCGACATGTGGGCCACCTTCAACGAGCCGGCAGTGATGGTTGAGCTGGGCTATCTGGCGCCCTATTCCGGTTTCCCCCCAGGTGTGAGCAATCCCGCAGGGGCAAAGAAGGCGATTATAAACATAGTGAACGCCCATGCGAGAGCTTACGATGCTATAAAACAGTTCTCCGGAAAAGATGCCAGAGTCGGGATAATAATGAACAACATCCACACCACCTACCCCAAAGACCCCGACGACCCAAGGGATGTTAAGGCGGCAGAGATGAGCAACTTCTTCAACAGCGGCTTCGTCCTTGAGGCCATAACCAAGGGTAACCTCAACGCTGAATTCGACATGGAAACCATGACAAAAGTGCCCCATCTAAAGGGACTTGACTGGATAGGGATGACCTATTATTCGAGGGACGTTGTAACCCATTCTGAGGTTAGATTCAAGGAGATACCGATAACCGCCTTCAAGGGGGTTCCCGGGTACGGGTATTCATGCCTGCCGAACACACTCTCGGCCGATGGGAGATACGTGAGCGAGCTTGGCTGGGAAGTGTTCCCTGAGGGACTCTACAACAGCCTCGAAGCGGCCTCCGCCCATGGGTTGCCCATTTACATCATGGAAAACGGGGTAGCGGACTCAAAAGACATCCTGAGGCCGTACTTCATAGCCGCTCACGTAGCTCAAGTTGAGCGAGCCATTGAGTCAGGCATTGACGTGAGGGGATACTTCCACTGGTCTCTGCTGGACAACTATGAGTGGGGAATGGGGTTTGGGATGCGGTTTGGCCTCTACAAGGTCGATCTGATAACAAAGGAAAGGATTCCAAGGAAGGAGAGCGTGAACCTTTACCGGGAGATCGTGAAGAATAACGGGCTGACCAGAAGGATTAGAGAGAACTATCTCGGAGGTGGTAAACCTTGAAGACCATAGCGGTTGATGAGGACACCTGGAAGGCCATAAAGAAGCTCAAAAGAAAACTGGATGTTAATTCCTATGACACTGTGATTAAGATCCTGCTGAAGAAGTGGCACTCCAGTGAACTGGAAGAAAAGCTTGATGAGATGGGCCTCGATGAGGAGGAGAGCGAAACGGCCCAAGAGTTGCTGAACATGCTGAAGGGGTAAGGAGTTGATGTTATGGTAGTGTCAGAAAAGATAATGTTCGACAGTTCCGTCCTTTTGAAAATACACACAAAGAAGAACAGCCCCCTGCTTGAGATGGTACTGCTAAAATTCGAGCCGTTAGTCTCTGAAATCACCCTCTACGAGTACCTTTCCACGAAAGCCGCCCTTGGAAAGGACCCTTACAAGCAGCTTCTGATACTGAAAGAGATGTACCAGATACTCCCGCTGGATGAGAAGATAATAGTTAAAGCCAGTGTGATAACAGGGAAACTCCTGAGGAAGAGGGTGAAACTCCACACAAACGATGTTCTTGTCGGCGTGACGGCAATAGTCCATGACGCCCTGCTCGTGGTCGATGAGCCCGGGAGATATAAGCCGCTGAGGAAGTACGGGCTCGATTTAATAGATTTTAACAGTTTTGCCCGGGAAATGGAGCATCTTGCAGAGGACTTTACAGAATCCAAAGAGACTCAGGGGGTGTACTGACTATGAATAAAAGAACCGTGGCACTTTCGATGGTCTTAATGTTGTTGATGACCGTGGTGGCGGGTTGCATAACATCTCCCCAGTCCCAATCAACATCAACGATGGAACCTTCCCAGACCGGAACCTCGATAACTCAAACATCCTCCCAGGTTCAGAACACGACTGAAACAACCCCGGTAGAGGAAGTTCCCCAAGTCCTGCATGAGGGCAACAGGACGTGGGAGCTGATATGGCACGATGAGTTCAACGGGAATGCAGTAAACGAGGAATACTGGACCTTTGAGATAGGAAACGGTCAGGCCTACGGAGTACCCGGCTGGGGAAACAACGAGCTTGAATACTACACCCCGAACAACACGGTGATAGAAAATGGTGTGCTCGTGATAGAGGCAAGGAAAGAATGGGTAACCGACCAGTACGGCACCTACATGTACACTTCCTCCAGAATGAAGACCGAAGGAAAAGTCGAGTTCGAACCTCCGGTGAGAATAGAAGCAAGGATGAAGTTTCCCAAGGGCAAGGGGCTCTGGCCGGCCTTTTGGTTGCTGGGAGCGAACATTGGAGAGGTTGGATGGCCCCAGTGCGGGGAGATAGACATAATGGAGTTTCTCGGTCATGAACTCAAAACAGTGCACGGAACGATCCACGGGCCCGGGTATTCTGGTTCTAAGGGGATAACCAAGAGCTACACTCTACCGGAGGGGGTTCCGGATTTCACGGAGGATTTCCACGTCTTTGCCATTGACTGGTTCCCGGACAGGATAGAATGGTACGTTGATGGGCATCTCTACCACGTGGTGACGAGGAAACAGGTTGAGGATATGGGGCATGAATGGGTCTTCGATGGGCCCTTCTACATCATACTCAACCTCGCCGTTGGCGGGAACTGGCCCGGTAGGCCGACCGCCACCACCAAATTCCCCGCGAGGATGTACGTTGACTACGTTAGGGTTTACAGGCTGGTTGAGGGGTGAAGGCCATGAAGCCCGGGAACTTTGATGAAGAGGGTAGATTCGTGATGGAGAACTACAACTCCTCAAGGCCCTTCGCAAGCTTTTTACCGGGCATAGGGGGTAAAAAGAGCATCCCCATGTGGGTTTTCTACGTCAACAGGGCCCAGTGCGTCACCTCTTTTGGCATAAGCGACAAGGATCACGCCATAATGGAGTTCAACTCGGCGGTCAAAGCCTATCAGTCCGTGAGGACTCTGGGTTTTAGGACGTTCATAAAACTTCCCTCTGAAGGAGTTTTTTACGAGCCCTTCACTCTTCAAGAGAGCGAAAAGGTTATCCAGAGGATGTACATCGGTAGAAACGAGCTTGAGATAGAGGAAATCAACGAAGAGCTCGGTCTGAAGATAAACGTCCTCTACTACACGATACCGAACGAAAGAATCTCCGCACTGGTCAGGAGGACCACGATTAAAAACATCTCCGGATTAACCAGAGAGCTCGAGATGCTCGACGGGATGCCCATTGTGGTTCCTTATGGCACAAACGACTTCGTGCTGAAGAACATCCTGACGACGATAAAGGCATGGATGGAAGTCTACAACCTCGAAAACAACATGCCCTTCTTCAAGCTCAAATCCTCAACCGAGGACGTTCCAAAGGTTGAGGAGCTCACCGAGGGCACTTTTTACATAACGTTCGTGAAGAAAGGCGGAAAGAGCCGGCTGGTCAGGCCGATAGTTGACCCTGAAATCGTCTTTGGGCCCGACACCTCCTACCTAAGACCGGAGGAGTTCATCAAAAAGCCCTTGTCCGATCTCACCGAAGCCGAACAGGCAACGTTCAACAAAATCCCCTCAGCCTTCACGCCGCTTAAAATCGACCTCAGCCCGGGTGAAGAGGTGACGATATACTCCGTGATAGGTTTCGCCCCCCACATCTCCCTCCTGGATGAATATTCCCGCAAGTTCGCGGACGAGGAATACCTGAGAAGAAAATACGAGGAAGCCCAGGAAGTGATAGAGGAAATCGTGGAGGATATCCACACGGAAACCTCTTCCAGACTTTTTGACGAGTATTCCAAGCAGTGCTACCTTGACAACGTCCTCAGGGGAGGTTATCCCCTCATCATGGAGTCATCAAAGCCACTGGTTTATTACATCTACCTGAGGAGGCACGGTGACCAGGAGAGGGACTACAATTACTTTGTGCTGACGCCTGAGTACTACTCGAGCGGCAACGGCAGCTACCGTGATGTCAACCAGAACAGAAGGGAGGACGTTTTCTTCCATCCCGGGGTAAAGGAGTACGACGTTAAGTTCTTCGTGAGCCTGATACAGGCCGACGGTTACAACCCGCTTTTAATAAACGGCGTAAGGTACCGTCTGAAGGACTCCCCGGAGTTTTTGGATCGTCTCGTGGATAAGAGCGAGGAGCTGAGGGAGTTCCTTAAGGAACCATTTACCCCTGGAAAGCTGATAATGTTCATGGAGGAGAAGGGCATAAACCTGAAGGTTTCGGAGGAGAAGTTTTTCGAAGAACTCCTTGGACAC encodes:
- a CDS encoding type II toxin-antitoxin system VapC family toxin — translated: MVVSEKIMFDSSVLLKIHTKKNSPLLEMVLLKFEPLVSEITLYEYLSTKAALGKDPYKQLLILKEMYQILPLDEKIIVKASVITGKLLRKRVKLHTNDVLVGVTAIVHDALLVVDEPGRYKPLRKYGLDLIDFNSFAREMEHLAEDFTESKETQGVY
- the bgaS gene encoding beta-galactosidase BgaS, which produces MKEFFWGVSQSAFQFEMGDIFHRNIDTRSDWWTWVRDPINLKTGLVSGDLPEEGINNYELYPLDHSLAKGLGLNAYSLSVEWSRIFPCPTYGVEVEYETDGNGLIKAIKITKDHLEELDRIANRKEVEHYREVLLNLKKLGFKVFLTLIHYSLPVWLHDPVESRERNLENENNGWVNQRAVLELAKFAAYMAYRFGDLIDMWATFNEPAVMVELGYLAPYSGFPPGVSNPAGAKKAIINIVNAHARAYDAIKQFSGKDARVGIIMNNIHTTYPKDPDDPRDVKAAEMSNFFNSGFVLEAITKGNLNAEFDMETMTKVPHLKGLDWIGMTYYSRDVVTHSEVRFKEIPITAFKGVPGYGYSCLPNTLSADGRYVSELGWEVFPEGLYNSLEAASAHGLPIYIMENGVADSKDILRPYFIAAHVAQVERAIESGIDVRGYFHWSLLDNYEWGMGFGMRFGLYKVDLITKERIPRKESVNLYREIVKNNGLTRRIRENYLGGGKP
- a CDS encoding glycoside hydrolase family 16 protein, coding for MNKRTVALSMVLMLLMTVVAGCITSPQSQSTSTMEPSQTGTSITQTSSQVQNTTETTPVEEVPQVLHEGNRTWELIWHDEFNGNAVNEEYWTFEIGNGQAYGVPGWGNNELEYYTPNNTVIENGVLVIEARKEWVTDQYGTYMYTSSRMKTEGKVEFEPPVRIEARMKFPKGKGLWPAFWLLGANIGEVGWPQCGEIDIMEFLGHELKTVHGTIHGPGYSGSKGITKSYTLPEGVPDFTEDFHVFAIDWFPDRIEWYVDGHLYHVVTRKQVEDMGHEWVFDGPFYIILNLAVGGNWPGRPTATTKFPARMYVDYVRVYRLVEG